A portion of the Homalodisca vitripennis isolate AUS2020 chromosome 2, UT_GWSS_2.1, whole genome shotgun sequence genome contains these proteins:
- the LOC124355030 gene encoding zinc finger Y-chromosomal protein-like has protein sequence MKTQNRQVCEFCNKQFASFSNRNKHIKNIHMKTADDEPKIKLLCTQCGMQFSAKSSLQRHMDTVHSFESAKCYYCHKCTFKTLRLYSLQRHILGVHDSGKDQLKTLPNPFKCSICGVQFQYSTSLKRHEKKTHKIGDVPSRQIKIKCPVCSFTACGIGCVKSIHDHFKNVHSIEITKENLYFDSLEKFYTWKKDTEKKTTSFFCKAYSNSRMLLYRCHRCGMYRKRGTNKRKPKTKGSCKMNAFCPARIKVKVLENQSVNVIYISNHVGHENELKHLHLTKEDRSKTVTTVVTKDSCKKVFKRVKNALTKRSKPNKSKRIQLMNESNTVTTEKAVTLNNELNQPNFLSIAAWIQEFNMAEEIVLLVNGEEETEEHLVVELIDEDPTCIGEIILD, from the coding sequence ATGAAAACTCAAAATCGTCAGGTTTGTGAATTCTGTAACAAACAGTTTGCATCATTTTCAAATCGCAACAAACATATAAAGAATATTCATATGAAGACTGCTGATGATGAACCTAAAATTAAACTACTATGTACGCAGTGTGGCATGCAGTTTTCGGCTAAATCCAGCTTACAGCGTCACATGGATACAGTACATTCTTTTGAATctgcaaaatgttattattgtcacAAATGCACTTTTAAAACCCTTCGCTTGTATTCTCTGCAGAGACATATCTTAGGAGTTCATGATAGTGGCAAGGATCAACTGAAAACTTTACCAAATCCATTCAAGTGCAGTATTTGTGGTGTTCAGTTTCAGTACTCAACCAGTCTGAAGCGTCATGAGAAGAAAACTCATAAAATTGGTGATGTTCCTTCCCGTCAGATTAAAATTAAGTGTCCAGTTTGTAGCTTTACTGCTTGTGGCATTGGTTGTGTAAAATCCATACAtgatcattttaaaaatgttcacagTATTGAAATAACTAAAGAGAATCTTTACTTTGACTCTCTAGAGAAATTTTATACTTGGAAAAAAGACACGGAAAAGAAAACAACAAGTTTCTTTTGTAAAGCATATTCAAACTCTCGAATGTTACTGTATCGCTGTCATAGATGTGGAATGTATAGAAAACGTGGAACAAACAAACGTAAACCAAAAACTAAAGGATCTTGTAAAATGAATGCTTTTTGTCCAGCCAGAATTAAAGTTAAAGTGTTAGAAAACCAGTCTGTAAATGtcatatatatttcaaatcatGTAGGCCATGAAAATGAATTGAAGCACCTTCATTTAACAAAAGAAGATAGAAGTAAAACTGTTACTACAGTAGTAACAAAAGATTCatgtaagaaagtttttaaaagagttaaaaatgcTCTCACAAAAAGGTCCAAACCAAATAAGTCAAAAAGAATCCAGTTGATGAATGAAAGTAATACTGTAACAACTGAGAAAGCTGTCACCCTTAATAATGAACTAAACCAACCTAATTTCCTGAGTATTGCAGCTTGGATCCAAGAGTTCAATATGGCTGAGGAAATTGTGTTGTTAGTAAATGGAGAAGAAGAAACTGAAGAACATCTAGTAGTAGAACTAATAGATGAAGATCCTACTTGTATAGGAGAAATAATCTTAGACTAG